GGTTTATATATTAAGACTTAATTTCTTCCTAATGTCACATATTAAAAtggttaaatatattaaatcatGTTCATGAAGTGAAAACGTGACATTAACGACTTTATTCATCACCGTCTCCGCCAGGCTACATTAACCGAGACGGATACGAACGACTCGCTAGAATTTACTGCTGGACTTTGTGAggatattaaacaaacaaagaaacaaacaaacaaacaaatccaattCTTCAGAACTCTaggttttaatattatttaaggGGAAATCCAAGCCGTAGAAAACCTCAGCGTTAAGCCGGAGTGTAAAGCCGTAAGGGTCTCGATCGGTAACAGAGTGAAATTATCAATTAAAGTAAAGGTGTGAAGATAAAGAAAGCGTATAATGCGGTGCAGTGAACAATTTTTTAAACCGATCAATCAGTAATGAAGTAGCTGGATGCgtaaaaacatttcccacatGAAAAGTTCTGAATCGCTGTTCTGAATCCCTCACGGCACACCACGCTCTAAAACTCCGCTTCAGTGAAACAATTTCACATCTCTGTGCTTCACGTGCCAATCAGAATACGGTAACGAGAAGACGACCCATGCTGGCGTTGACGGCTTGATGGGGTGAAACGGCCCTTCCAGCTGGCCCCTGGGCTGGACGACGCCTTCAGCATAGATGCAGCACGGATTTATTGATCTCGGGGTTCGTCCAGTCGTTCCTGAGGTCGTCCAGGTGGTTGTCAAAGTCTATGAGGTTTTCGTAGGATCTGTTCTCCAGCAAGGCGGCTGCGATCTTCTGAGCTTCTGTCCAGTCCTCGAACGGGTCACTGCGACAGAGAAATAGACGTTTAATAAATGTGGTAatacaggaaaacaatcaacaccaccagttcgatgaaaagcTGTGTGACTTTTAGCTGATTATTTTCAGCTAAGAATATTTTAAGATAATGtgctttttatccgtttagagTTGCTCAGCCAAAAAGAGCCAGATGTTTGGATTACTGTGTTCCTATGTGAGATTCCAGATGTGTTTGTGGATCATCTGACATGACTTTAAGGAGAAAACTCCATGCTTGAGGCATTGATGTGAATTGTGGAGCTGATGGTAATGTGATATGGTGCAGTGATGAGAACATCGTTAGCGTTTAATTAAGAAAAAACACATCAGTGTTTTCTGTGCATAGaaacgtgtatgtgtgtgtaatgtagtgtgtgtgtgtgtgtaatgtagtgtgtgtgtgtgtgtgtgtaatgtagtgtgaagTTTGAAGGGACGCCACTCACGCGCTTGGATCTCTGCACTTCCACTTATTGTCAGAATGATCATAGATGGAAAGCGCTGGTGTGAAGCAGCCCATGTTAAACTTACTGTTGTCCACCTGACAGAGTAAACACAGCAGCAGTgacacacactttactcacacactttacattaTTACACCTGAAGGTATAACTCCAGCGGTTTTCAACCACATCTGGCGAGACGTTTTACTGTCTGATACTGAGGAAAAGAAATGACTAAAGTTCGTGATCTTCACAATAATGATCGTTTTCTTCTTCTgaaaacaaatgtttctattATAGCTCGTACCATCACAAGTCAGAAAGCTGTTAGCCAAAGtcgaggagaggagagggagagggagagggagaggagagatggagaggagatggagaggagatggagaggagatggagaggagaggagatggagaggagatggagaggagaggagatggagaggagatggagaggagagatggggagagatggagaggagatggagaggagagatggggagagatggagaggagatggagaggagatggagaggagaggagatggagagggagagggagagggagaggagagatggagaggagatggagaggagatggagaggagatggagaggagatggagaggagatggagaggagaggagaggagaggagaggagaggagaggagaggagaggagagggagagggagagggagaggagaggagagatggagaggagagatggagaggagagatggagaggagagatggagaggagagatggagaggagagatggagaggagatggagaggaattaaagagggagagaaaaggaaGTGGAGAGGTGAGGAAAGAGGAaatgaagaggagaggagagggagatgTAGAGGGAAAggagaggcagagaaagagagaggaagagaaaatggAGATAGAGAGGAGcaagggagaggagaggaaatggAAAGGGAGAGGAAATAGACAGGAACTGAATAGGgagaggaaagagggagagaaaatggAGATGAAGAGAAGAAATGGAGAGGATGAGAAGAGGAAATTGAGAGGGAGAGTAAataaagagggagaggagaggagagaagcaATGGACAGGAGATTTGGttagaggagatggagaggatGTGTGGAGGAGAAGAGATGGGGAGAAATGAGAATAGAGAGCAGAAACTgggagatagagggagaggaaaaaatgaagagaaaaagagatgtaGAGGAGAAGAGATGAAATGGAAAGATTTGATGAATAGAGACAGATAGGaaggagatgagaggagagatggagagaagaatATGAGGTGTGTTATAGTAATTTATTGGCTTTGTTCAgtttattacttatttttaatttactggTGCATCTTTGAACTAGCGAGATGCTTCACGACACcatgacaaacaaacaaaacaaaaacaaaacaaaagcctgGACTTGAGATCTGAGTAAACGTGTATGAGGCAGAGAAAACGCCGGAGTTTCCCTTTAACACGTCTAAAACCACTCACGATGATCATGGCTGCGTCGCTGAAGTGCTCTAAAATCCTTGTAGCGACCTTTTCAGCAACCTGACCAGGCCTGAGAAGGGAGAAACACAAGAGAACACAACATGAGCGTCAGT
The sequence above is drawn from the Hemibagrus wyckioides isolate EC202008001 linkage group LG04, SWU_Hwy_1.0, whole genome shotgun sequence genome and encodes:
- the emc8 gene encoding ER membrane protein complex subunit 8, yielding MPIKLTTQAYCKMLLHAAKYPHCAVNGVLVAEKQKDKKKEGHGAPVLCVDCVPLFHGSLALAPMLEVALSLIDTWCKENKYVIAGYYQANERIKDARPGQVAEKVATRILEHFSDAAMIIVDNSKFNMGCFTPALSIYDHSDNKWKCRDPSADPFEDWTEAQKIAAALLENRSYENLIDFDNHLDDLRNDWTNPEINKSVLHLC